The sequence below is a genomic window from Flavobacterium keumense.
ATTCAAGCTGTAACTCAAGATTATGATTTTTCAATTTCGTTTTTTTCTTTGAAAAAAATGCTATTTATACGCCCATTACATCTTTTTATTTACTGTGTGCTAAGTTGGGGTTATTTTAAACAAACTACCAAAAAGAGACTCGCTTCTGTTGGTGTACTTCCTACACATCATAGTATGATTCAAAAATGGATCTATTCTTTAATTGGGCTTCAATCATTTATTGCCTCTTATTGTTTATTAGATTCTTATGCTGATTTTATTTTAAATGATTACCAAGGAATCATTAACCAAAAAAACTATTTTAGATTTTTAGGCGTTGCCTTTTCTTTACAAAATGTAATTTTATTTTTATTCCCAAAGATATTATTTGATACTATTTCTTATCCAGATGCTTCTTTGGCTAGAAATAGAGCGACACAATTAAAAAAAGGGAATGCTGTAGAAATCAATCAAAATATTACAACATTATTAGACAAGTATATGGTAGCCTGTCCTTTTATTTTGCCGGGATTTAATTTGTCTAAAATGGCTTTAGATTTACAAGTCTCAGAAAGAATATTGTCTAATTATTTTAACACTGAATTGAAAATTTCGTTTAGTGAATGGAAAAACAATCAACGGATTGATTATGCGTGCAAACTAATTGAAGAAGGAAAAGCAACTAAACTTACTGTTGAAGGTATTTCGCAAAATGTGGGGTTTTCTTCAAGATCAAAATTTATTGATGCTTTTAAAGAGCGCAAAGGTGTAGTGCCTTCAACATATATCAAACAATTTAGTTAAACCATTTTTTATGAAAAAAGTACAGCACATACTGTTTTTCTTATTGTTTTCAGGAGTTGTTTTTGCACAAAAAACAGACAAAATCCTATCCAATTTAAATGCTAAAAAAGACTTCTACGGAACCATTGCGCAACAAATTTGGCACTTTGCCGAAATGGGGTACCAAGAAGAAAAAAGTGCGGCCTTGTTACAGCAAACTCTAAGCAACGAAGAATTCAAAATCACTAAAGGTGTAGCTGGAATTCCTACGGCTTTTATCGCTGAATATGGAGAAGGACTACCCGTGATTGCTATTTTAGGCGAATACGATGCTTTACCTGGTCTATCGCAAGAAGCAGTGACGGAAAAAAAATCAGCAGGAAAAGCGGCAGGACATGCTTGTGGGCATCATTTGTTTGGAACAGCCTCTACAGCTGCGGCGATAGAAGTCAAAAATTGGTTGAAAACCAACCATAAAAAAGGGACTATCCGCTTTTATGGTTGCCCTGCAGAAGAAGGCGGTTCAGGAAAAGTGTATTTAGTTCGCGAAGGCTTATTTAACGATGTAGATGCTGCTTTGCATTGGCAT
It includes:
- a CDS encoding helix-turn-helix domain-containing protein, yielding MLTQSIYQRFMEMLTPFFGIFTSFILFYYRKDFNRSNLYLALFFLCSNLIVLVYFGLHFSKSPFWEGVFFVNFMPLSFVIGPLLFYYVKYAVAENKNITPKDYLHLFPAVVVILYSLPYTTLPFSKKVEIAHHIQAVTQDYDFSISFFSLKKMLFIRPLHLFIYCVLSWGYFKQTTKKRLASVGVLPTHHSMIQKWIYSLIGLQSFIASYCLLDSYADFILNDYQGIINQKNYFRFLGVAFSLQNVILFLFPKILFDTISYPDASLARNRATQLKKGNAVEINQNITTLLDKYMVACPFILPGFNLSKMALDLQVSERILSNYFNTELKISFSEWKNNQRIDYACKLIEEGKATKLTVEGISQNVGFSSRSKFIDAFKERKGVVPSTYIKQFS